TTCACCGGCTTGGCGACGGCGTCGTCCTTCGCGGCGAGCGCGGGCATGGCGAAAGCGAGGGTGGCCAGGAAGGTGAGGGTACGGAAGCGGGCGTTCATGTCAGGGGTTCCTCCAGAGCGAATGCCGGACGTCTGTTAGCCCAAGGGAACGTCCGGCGCCTCGCGAAATTCACGCCTGTGGGGATGGCGGCCGTTCGGCCGAACCCGCCCGGTTGGTGGGCCCTGCCAGATTCCGAAAAGATGAATGATGGAGCCCTCTTGCGCGTTTGACTCCTCTAGGACGCGACGTTTAGTGTCCGCCCCCTGCGCGCACTCTCAGCGCAGCTTCTGAGACGACATGCCTACCGACTTCCTGTTCACGTCCGAATCCGTCACTGAAGGCCACCCGGACAAGATCGCCGATCAGATCTCCGACGGTGTGCTGGATGCCATCATCGCCAAGGACCCCCAGGCGCGCGTCGCCGTGGAGACGCTCGTCAAGACGGGCCTCGCCATCGTCGCTGGAGAGGTGACGACGAATTGTTACGTGGACATCCCGAAGATCGTCCGCAGCACCATCTGCCGCATCGGCTACACCGATAGCGCCATGGGCTACGACGGCAACACGTGCGGCGTCATGGTGGCCATCGAGGGCCAGAGCCAGGACATCGCCCGGGGCGTCGACAACAAGAAGGACCAGGGCGCCGGCGACCAGGGCATGATGTTCGGCTTCGCGTGCGACGAGACGCCGGAGCTGATGCCCGCGCCCATCCACTACGCGCACGCCATCACCCGCCGCCTGGCGGACGCGCGCCGCAAGGCGCACCCGTGGATTCGCCCGGACGGCAAGAGCCAGGTGACGGTGGAGTACCGCGACGGCCGCCCCGCCCGCATCGACGCGGTGGTGGTGTCCACGCAGCACTCCGACGAGGTCTCCAACAAGAAGATCCAGGAGGCCATCCGCGAGGACGTCATCGCGAAGGCGCTGCCCAAGAAGCTTATCGACAACAAGACGAAGTTCTTCATCAACCCCACCGGCCGTTTCGTGGTGGGTGGCCCCATGGGTGACTCCGGCCTGACGGGCCGGAAGATCATCGTGGACACCTACGGCGGCATGGGTCGTCACGGTGGCGGCGCGTTCAGCGGCAAGGACCCGTCCAAGGTGGACCGCTCCGCCGCGTACATGGGCCGTCACATCGCCAAGACGGTGGTGGCCGCGGGCCTGGCCCGCCGCTGTGAGGTGCAGGTGTCCTACGCCATCGGCGTGGCCGAGCCCGTCAGCGTGATGGTGGAGACCTTCGGCACCGCCACGGTTCCGGAAGAGCGCATCGCCCTGGCCGTCCGCAAGACGTTCGGCCTGCGCCCGCGCGAAATCACCGAGTACCTGGACCTGCTGCGGCCCATCTACCAGAAGACCGCCGCCTACGGTCACTTCGGCCGCACCGAGAAGGAGTTCACCTGGGAGCGCATCGAGGAGAAGAAGGACGCGCTCCGCGACGCCGCCAAGAGCGCCGCGCCCACGGGTGGCCGCCGCCTGAAGGCCGTCTGAGTCCGGCTGCCTGACGCCAGGCCCCGTGCTTCCTCCACGAAGCGCGGGGCCCGCAAGCACACGGGCCGTCTCCCACATGGGGAGGCGGCCCGTTGTGTTTCAGCGGATGTTTCACGCCGGTGCGCCCGCTTCCCGTCGCGGCTCAGCCGCGCATGCGGTGCTGGCCGGCCCGCGACTCTTCGGAACGGCACCGCGGGCCCTCACCCCGCGGCAGGCGGGCGAGGGCTGGTGCATCCGCTTAGTAGCGGTAGGTGTCCGGCTTGTACGGGCCGGCGGTCTTCACGCCGATGTAGTCGGCCTGCTCCTGGCTCAGCTCGGTGAGCTGCGCGTTGAGCTTCTTGAGCTGGAGGCGGGCGACCTTCTCGTCCAGGTGCTTGGGCAGCACGTAGACCTTGCCGACCTCGTAGTTGGCGCTCTGCGAGTACAGCTCGATCTGCGCGATGGTCTGGTTCGCGAACGAGCTGGACATCACGTAGCTGGGGTGGCCGGTGCCGCAGCCCAGGTTCACCAGCCGGCCCTTGGCCAGCAGGATGATGCGCTTGTTGTCCGGGAAGATGACGTGGTCGACCTGCGGCTTGATCTCCTCCCACTGGTACTTCTCCAGGGAGGCGACCTCGATTTCGTTGTCGAAGTGGCCGATGTTGCAGACGATGGCCTGGTCCTTCATCTTCGCCATGTGGTCATGGGTGATGACACCCTTGTTGCCCGTGGCGGTGACGAAGATGTCGGCCTT
This genomic window from Myxococcus hansupus contains:
- the metK gene encoding methionine adenosyltransferase, which produces MPTDFLFTSESVTEGHPDKIADQISDGVLDAIIAKDPQARVAVETLVKTGLAIVAGEVTTNCYVDIPKIVRSTICRIGYTDSAMGYDGNTCGVMVAIEGQSQDIARGVDNKKDQGAGDQGMMFGFACDETPELMPAPIHYAHAITRRLADARRKAHPWIRPDGKSQVTVEYRDGRPARIDAVVVSTQHSDEVSNKKIQEAIREDVIAKALPKKLIDNKTKFFINPTGRFVVGGPMGDSGLTGRKIIVDTYGGMGRHGGGAFSGKDPSKVDRSAAYMGRHIAKTVVAAGLARRCEVQVSYAIGVAEPVSVMVETFGTATVPEERIALAVRKTFGLRPREITEYLDLLRPIYQKTAAYGHFGRTEKEFTWERIEEKKDALRDAAKSAAPTGGRRLKAV